In the genome of Falsirhodobacter halotolerans, the window CAGGCGCAGCGCCGTCAGCGCGGCGGCCAGTCCCGCCCCCGCAATCGCGATATCCGTATCCATCAAGCCCCCGCGCCTTTCCCGCGAACCTAGCGGAGACAGGGGAAATGGCGAGGCAAATCTTTGGAAAATGTGGCAGCCCGTAGGGGAGTCGAACCCCTCTTTTCAGGTTGAAAACCTGACGTCCTAACCGATAGACGAACGGGCCACACTGGGATGGGCGGTGCATACTGTCCGGGCCGTCACCGCGCAAGGGGAAAAGACACGAGGCGGGGATTTTTCTGCTGCGCCCGCCGTCTTGACGGGGGCGGCCGGGCGGGGATGATGGCGCATCATGTTCGGGTTCCGCGACATCTTCATCATTCAGGCCATCGTGCAGCACGGGGGCTTTCGCGCCGCGTCGGATGCGACGGGGGTGGCGCAGTCGGCCATCTCGCGCCGGGTGCGCCATCTGGAGGATCGGATGAAGATCACGATCTTCGAACGCGACGGGCGCGGGGTGCGCCTGACCGCCGTGGGCCGCCGCCTGCTGGAGGAGGCGGAGACCCTGATCACCCAGCGCGACCGGATCCTGGACGAATTGACGCAGAACGTCATGGCGGGGGTGGTCCGGTTGGGCGTGGCCGAAACCCTCAGCCATACGGTCCTGCCGCGGATGCTGACCGAATTGCGCCGCCGCCACCCCCTGCTGCGGTTCGAGATTTCGGTCGATACGTCCGAGCAGATGGCCCGGATGCTGGTGGCGGACCAGTTGGACGTGGCGATGCTGCTGCGCGATCAGGCCCCGCGCGAGGCGACGGTGGCGCCGCTGCCGCCCGTCAGCCTGGGGTGGTTCGTCTCTGCCGTGCATTTCACCGTGGCGCAGCCCGCCAACGTGGCCGACATCGCGCATCTGCCCATCGTCACCTTTCCCAAGGGAACCCTGCCGCACCGTCAGGTGGATCACCTGCTGTCGCCCACGCGACGGCAGGCGGCGGTCGTGCACGGGTCGGCCTCGCTCGCCACGATGCTGCAACTGGTGGATCAGGGGTTCGGCATCGGCACCATTCCCCACGATCTGGTCGCCGGCTGGCCGCAGGTTCATCTGCACGAGGTGATCGTCACGCCCGAGGCGCGGCTGCCGGATCTGGAATTCGTCATCTGCCACATGCCCGACCGCAACGAAAAGATCGGGCGCGAGGTGACGTCCGCCGCCTTGGGGTTGGACGCACCGATGCCGTAAGGGCATCGGTATTGGATAAGATTGCCTTCTTGATGCGATGGGATGCGGCTGCAATCCTTTCGCCATCGACCGGACAGTGCGGGACGACCGCATCCGGCCCCGGTGCCGACATCCGGCCTTCAGGACCGAACCGGCATCCAAAAAACGCCCGCCGGAAAGGCGGCTTTCACCTCAACGGGAGACCGACATGAAACTTGCGACCCTCATTCTTGGCTCGACGATGCTGGCCACCTCCGCCATGGCGGAAGACCTCAGTGTTGTCGGAAGCTGGAGCAACCTGCCGCTGTATCAGAATTTCGAAACCCCGTTCTGGACGCAGGAAATCGGCAGCCTGACGAATGACGAATTCACCGCCCAACTGACCAGCTTCGACCAGATGGGCGTGGCGGGGGCCGACGTGTTCCGCATGTTGGGCGACGGGCTGTTCGACGTCGGCGCCACCGTGGCCGATTACACCGTCGGCGACGCGCCCGAACTGGAGGGGCTGGATGTGCCGCTTCTGGCCACCACCGTGGCGCAGGCGCAGGCCATGGTCGATGCGGCCAAGCCGATGGTGGCCGACATCATGCGCGCCCGATTCGGGTCCGAGATGCTGGGCATCGCCCCCTATCCCCCGCAGGTCGTTTTCTGCCGGGGCGCGATCGCGTCGCTGGACGATCTGAAGGGCAAGAAGGTGCGCGGCTCAGGCCGGATGACCACGAAATTCCTGGAGGCGCTGGGGGCCGAGGGCATCAACATCGCCTTTTCCGAAGTGCCCGGATCGTTGGAGCGGGGCGTGATCGACTGCGCCGTCACCGGGGCCGGGTCGGGCTTTTCCGCCGGCTGGTGGGAGGTCAGCGACACGCTGGTCGCCCTGCCGCTGGGCGGGTGGGATCCGGTGGTGATCGCGATGAACGGCGACCGGTTCGACGCGTTGGACGCCGAGGCGCAGGAGACGCTGAAAACCGCCGTGGCCGAGGGGCTGGAAACCCCCGCCTGGGATGCGGCCGAAGGCGGGCTTGAAACGTATCTGGCCTGCCTGACCGGGAATGCCGCCTGCCCGGTGGAGACGGCGGCCGCCATGACGCTTCTGGAGCCCACCGCCGCCGATATCGAGGCCGCGCGCGCCATCCTGACGACTGAGGTCCTGCCCGACTGGGCGGGCCGCGCGGGCGACGAATGGGTCACGCGCTGGAACGACACGGTGGGCACGGCCGTGGGCCTGACCATCGCGCAATAAGGGCGGGACCATGATCGACCGCATCCATGACGCGCTGCGGCGCGCGAACGGGGCGATCGCCATCCTTCTGGGGGTGGCGCTGGTCCTGACGGTTCTGTTCATCCTGACCGACGTGATCCTGCGCCGCGCCGGGCTCGGCTCTCTGGGCGGCTCGGACGAGGTGTCGGGCTATGTCATGGGTGCGGTCGCAAGCTGGGGTCTGGCCTGTGCGCTGATGGACCGGGCGCATGTCCGCATCGACGTGATCCGCCAGCGTCTGGCCGCCCCCGGTCGCGCGGTGATGGACATCTTCGCGATGATCGTCACCACCGGCGTCGTGCTCTTGATCGCGGTGCGGTGCTGGCCCGTCCTGTCCAAGACGCTGACCAGCGGCGCGCGGGCAAACACCTCGTTGGAGACGCCCTTGTGGATTCCGCAAGGGATCTGGTTCGCGGGCTGGGTCTGGTTCGCCTTCACGGCCACCGCCCTCAGCCTGATCGCCATCGCCTATTTGGCCACCGGTCGGCGCGAGGCGTTCGAGGCGACCGCCGGCATCGGGGCGGAGGTGGAGACATGATCTGGACCGTCGGGCTGTCGCTTCTGGGCCTCATGGCCCTGTCCCTGCCGGTGGGGATCGTGCTGTTTCTTCTGGGCATCGGGGTGGGGGAGTTCTATTCCGCGTTCCCGCTGCTGCGGGGTCTGGGGCAGTTGATCTGGTCCTCCTCGGCCTCCTCCACGCTTATCGCCATTCCGCTGTTCGTGCTGTTGGGAGAGATTCTGGTGCGGGGCGGCGTGGCCGAACGCACCTATGGCGCGCTGGACACTTGGCTGTCCTGGCTGCCGGGCGGGCTGGTCCATGCCAACATCGCCACGGCGACGATGTTCTCGGCCACCTCTGGGTCGTCCGTCGCGACGGCGGCGACGGTGGCCACCGTCGCCATGCCGCAGGCCGAACGGCTGAACTACGACCCGCGCCTGTTTTCCGGCGCGATCGCGGCGGGGGGCACGCTGGGCATCCTGATCCCGCCGTCGATCAACCTGATCGTCTATGGCTTTCTGACCGAAACCTCGATCCCGCAATTGTTCTCGGCGGGGCTTCTGCCGGGGCTGCTGATGGCGCTGGCCTTCATCGCGGTGACGGTGGTGATCTGCGTGCTGCGCCCGGCCCTGGGCGGGCCGTCGCGCCGGTTCACATGGTCCGCGCGGGCCGCCAGCCTGGTTCAGTTGGGGCCGATCGTGCTGCTGTTCGGGGTGGTCATCGGCTCGATCTATGCCGGATGGGCGACGCCCACGGAATCGGCGGCGATCGGGGTTGTGATGGCCGCCGTGATCGCCGTCCTGTTCGGCACCGGGCTGAACCGGGCGGCGATGACCGAGGCGCTGCGCGGCACGATCCGCATTTCGGCCATGATCATGCTGGTGGTGGCGGGCGCGTCGTTCCTGAACTTCGCCATGACGGCGGCGGGATTGGGGCGGCAGTTGACGCAGTTGATCGAAGGCTCCGGCCTGACGCCCTTCGGCACGCTTTTGCTGGTCATCGGCCTTTACTTCGTTCTGGGCTTCTTCATCGAGACGTTGTCGCTGATGGTCGCCACCATCCCGATCGTCGTGCCGATCATGGCGGGCCTTGGGTATGACAAGGTGTGGTTCGGCATCCTGATGATCGTTTTGATCGAGATGGCGCTGATCACCCCGCCGGTCGGGCTGAACCTGTTCGTGGTGCAGGGCGCACGGCGGTCGGGGTCCATAAATCAGGTGATCATGGGGGCCATTCCCTTCGTGCTGGTGATGATCTGCATGATTGCCGCGCTGATCGCCGTGCCGGGGCTGGCGCTCTGGCTTCCCTCCATTCTGTGAAAGACCAAGACATGACCTTTATCCTGAACGGCACCCCTCTGGATGCCATGCCCGCCCATCTGGTGGTGGCGGGCTGGACCGGGCGCGACGCCGCCGCGATCCGCCACCATATCGAGGAACTGGCCGCGCTGGGCGTGGCGCCGCCCTCGGCCACGCCGCTGTTCTATCGCGTGGCGGCCCCGCTGCTGACCACCGCCGACCGGATCGAGGCGGTCGGCTCCGCGTCCTCGGGCGAGGTGGAGCCGTTGATCCTGCAGATCGGCGGGCGGCGGTATCTGGGCCTTGGTTCCGACCACACCGACCGCGCGCTGGAGGCCCATTCCGTCGCCTTGTCCAAACAGGTCTGCGCCAAGCCCTGCGCCGCCGAGGTCTGGCCGTGGGAGGAGGTGGTCGACGTGCTGGAGGACATCCGTCTGCAATCCTGGATCGAGGAAGACGGCGCCTGGGTCCCCTATCAGGACGGGACCATCGCCGCGATCCGTCCCCTGGCCGACCTGATCGCGGGGGCGGAGTTCGACCGGCTGGCCGAGGCGGGCGGGGTGGCGATGATGTGCGGCACGTTCGGGGCCAAGGGGGGCGTGCGCCCGGCGGCGCGGTTCCGCATGGCGATGACCAACCCCGCCACCGGCCGCACGATCCGCCACGAATATGAGACCGTGACGCTGGACGCCGTCGCATGATCGCCGCGTTCCGCCAGAAGCTCGACATCGCCCTTGGCCGCGTGGCGGCGATGACGGAGGCTGACCGCCGCGCCGTCTTCACCCAATTCGACCCCGCCCGCATCCGGGCCGAGGCGGACGGCCTGATCGCCCGCCATGACGCGGGCGAGGCGATGCCGCTGTTCGGCACGCTGGTGTCGGTCAAGGATCTGTATGACGAGGCGGGGCAGGTCACGGGGGCCG includes:
- a CDS encoding LysR family transcriptional regulator, whose amino-acid sequence is MFGFRDIFIIQAIVQHGGFRAASDATGVAQSAISRRVRHLEDRMKITIFERDGRGVRLTAVGRRLLEEAETLITQRDRILDELTQNVMAGVVRLGVAETLSHTVLPRMLTELRRRHPLLRFEISVDTSEQMARMLVADQLDVAMLLRDQAPREATVAPLPPVSLGWFVSAVHFTVAQPANVADIAHLPIVTFPKGTLPHRQVDHLLSPTRRQAAVVHGSASLATMLQLVDQGFGIGTIPHDLVAGWPQVHLHEVIVTPEARLPDLEFVICHMPDRNEKIGREVTSAALGLDAPMP
- a CDS encoding TRAP transporter substrate-binding protein; translated protein: MKLATLILGSTMLATSAMAEDLSVVGSWSNLPLYQNFETPFWTQEIGSLTNDEFTAQLTSFDQMGVAGADVFRMLGDGLFDVGATVADYTVGDAPELEGLDVPLLATTVAQAQAMVDAAKPMVADIMRARFGSEMLGIAPYPPQVVFCRGAIASLDDLKGKKVRGSGRMTTKFLEALGAEGINIAFSEVPGSLERGVIDCAVTGAGSGFSAGWWEVSDTLVALPLGGWDPVVIAMNGDRFDALDAEAQETLKTAVAEGLETPAWDAAEGGLETYLACLTGNAACPVETAAAMTLLEPTAADIEAARAILTTEVLPDWAGRAGDEWVTRWNDTVGTAVGLTIAQ
- a CDS encoding TRAP transporter small permease subunit, encoding MIDRIHDALRRANGAIAILLGVALVLTVLFILTDVILRRAGLGSLGGSDEVSGYVMGAVASWGLACALMDRAHVRIDVIRQRLAAPGRAVMDIFAMIVTTGVVLLIAVRCWPVLSKTLTSGARANTSLETPLWIPQGIWFAGWVWFAFTATALSLIAIAYLATGRREAFEATAGIGAEVET
- a CDS encoding TRAP transporter large permease, with protein sequence MIWTVGLSLLGLMALSLPVGIVLFLLGIGVGEFYSAFPLLRGLGQLIWSSSASSTLIAIPLFVLLGEILVRGGVAERTYGALDTWLSWLPGGLVHANIATATMFSATSGSSVATAATVATVAMPQAERLNYDPRLFSGAIAAGGTLGILIPPSINLIVYGFLTETSIPQLFSAGLLPGLLMALAFIAVTVVICVLRPALGGPSRRFTWSARAASLVQLGPIVLLFGVVIGSIYAGWATPTESAAIGVVMAAVIAVLFGTGLNRAAMTEALRGTIRISAMIMLVVAGASFLNFAMTAAGLGRQLTQLIEGSGLTPFGTLLLVIGLYFVLGFFIETLSLMVATIPIVVPIMAGLGYDKVWFGILMIVLIEMALITPPVGLNLFVVQGARRSGSINQVIMGAIPFVLVMICMIAALIAVPGLALWLPSIL
- a CDS encoding DUF2848 domain-containing protein, whose product is MTFILNGTPLDAMPAHLVVAGWTGRDAAAIRHHIEELAALGVAPPSATPLFYRVAAPLLTTADRIEAVGSASSGEVEPLILQIGGRRYLGLGSDHTDRALEAHSVALSKQVCAKPCAAEVWPWEEVVDVLEDIRLQSWIEEDGAWVPYQDGTIAAIRPLADLIAGAEFDRLAEAGGVAMMCGTFGAKGGVRPAARFRMAMTNPATGRTIRHEYETVTLDAVA